The proteins below come from a single Methanothrix thermoacetophila PT genomic window:
- the cas4 gene encoding CRISPR-associated protein Cas4: MNEIALFLFALGTVSLLLSMKISSAARSLRQRYGLPDGDAIYSDLSGSGKILRSERYGLSGKPDSIIKEGRHLIPVEVKSSLTEKPYRSHQLQLAAYGLIMEELYRTDVPYGYIVYGNRRHRIELDGDLRDEVLSALDEMRHALRNGHAQRNHNHRARCAKCSFRKGCKQAL, encoded by the coding sequence ATGAATGAGATTGCGCTGTTTCTGTTCGCTCTGGGCACAGTGTCTTTGTTGCTCTCCATGAAGATCTCCTCAGCTGCCAGATCATTGCGCCAGAGGTATGGGCTGCCTGATGGGGACGCAATCTACTCGGATCTCTCCGGCTCCGGAAAGATTCTTCGCTCAGAGCGCTATGGCCTTTCAGGAAAACCGGATTCCATAATCAAAGAGGGCAGACATCTGATACCCGTCGAGGTCAAGAGCAGCCTGACAGAAAAGCCGTACAGGAGTCATCAGCTTCAGCTCGCAGCCTACGGCCTGATCATGGAGGAGCTCTACAGAACAGATGTTCCATATGGCTACATCGTCTACGGAAACAGGCGCCACAGGATAGAGCTAGATGGAGATCTCAGGGATGAGGTGCTGAGCGCACTCGACGAGATGAGACACGCGCTGAGAAATGGTCATGCTCAGAGGAATCACAACCATCGGGCGAGATGTGCGAAGTGCTCATTTCGCAAGGGCTGCAAACAGGCGCTATGA
- a CDS encoding NAD+ synthase has product MRVALLQINTTVGDLEGNASLIRKAVESLDADLAVTPEMALVGYPPRDLLLMPGFVKNAWDVLTRLALDLEDSPPMLVGIPEPNRSETGRPLFNSAALLADGSVKQIFRKTLLPTYDVFDEDRYFEPASGPQMLNLKGRTFGISICEDIWNDRDIFRRRRYHRDPLEDLRGADCFINMSASPFTAGKHLKREMMLSSIARKYGVPLIYVNQVGGNDDLVFDGRSCAFSPSGELIARAAAFEEDVLIVDIDSCSGSVSRDDFSPESEIWRALVLGTRDYVRKCGFRSAVIGLSGGVDSSLTAAIAAEALGPENVIGVLMPSPYTSRESMEDALELARNLSIQTITIPISEIMAAYERTLEPIFRGVEKDVTEENIQARIRGNLLMALSNKFGHIVLSTGNKSELAVGYCTIYGDMSGGFAVLSDVPKTMVYRMARWINMRGPVIPQSVLEKAPSAELRPGQRDQDTLPPYETLDEILHRHIEQRQSEEEIVSAGFDQKMVRYVLKMVKTAEFKRKQAPPGIKVTDRAFGSGWRMPIAYMM; this is encoded by the coding sequence ATGAGAGTTGCTCTTCTCCAGATCAATACAACCGTCGGAGACCTCGAGGGTAATGCATCTCTTATCAGAAAAGCGGTAGAGTCGCTTGATGCTGACCTGGCGGTAACCCCAGAGATGGCACTGGTGGGATACCCTCCGCGCGATCTTCTTCTGATGCCTGGATTCGTGAAAAACGCCTGGGATGTTCTCACGCGGCTGGCACTCGATCTCGAAGATTCACCACCTATGCTTGTCGGGATACCGGAGCCGAACAGATCCGAGACGGGAAGGCCGCTCTTCAACTCTGCAGCTCTTCTCGCAGATGGATCTGTGAAGCAGATCTTCCGCAAGACTCTGCTCCCCACATACGATGTCTTCGACGAGGACAGATACTTTGAGCCTGCATCAGGCCCGCAGATGCTGAACTTAAAGGGGAGGACATTCGGGATATCCATATGCGAAGACATCTGGAATGACAGAGACATCTTCAGGCGCAGACGGTACCACAGGGATCCACTGGAGGATCTCCGTGGCGCTGACTGCTTCATAAACATGTCAGCATCGCCATTCACGGCAGGAAAGCATCTCAAAAGAGAGATGATGCTCAGCAGCATCGCCCGCAAGTATGGTGTGCCGCTGATCTATGTGAACCAGGTCGGGGGCAATGACGACCTGGTCTTCGACGGCAGAAGCTGCGCCTTCTCTCCGTCAGGAGAGCTAATCGCAAGGGCAGCGGCGTTTGAGGAGGATGTGCTCATAGTGGACATCGATTCCTGCAGCGGATCTGTTTCCAGAGACGACTTCTCCCCGGAGTCAGAGATCTGGAGGGCGCTTGTGCTTGGCACCAGGGATTATGTTCGCAAGTGCGGGTTCAGGTCCGCTGTGATCGGGCTCTCCGGAGGAGTAGACTCATCTCTCACAGCTGCAATCGCTGCTGAGGCGCTTGGCCCTGAAAACGTGATCGGTGTTTTAATGCCCTCACCGTACACGAGCAGGGAGAGCATGGAGGATGCGCTGGAGCTTGCGAGGAATCTATCCATACAAACCATCACGATACCGATAAGCGAGATAATGGCAGCATATGAGCGCACGCTCGAGCCGATTTTCAGAGGCGTGGAGAAAGATGTGACCGAGGAGAACATACAGGCCAGGATAAGGGGCAACCTGCTCATGGCGCTCTCGAACAAGTTCGGGCATATCGTGCTCTCGACAGGGAACAAATCAGAGCTCGCAGTCGGATACTGCACGATCTACGGGGATATGTCAGGGGGTTTCGCCGTGCTCTCCGATGTCCCAAAGACCATGGTCTACAGGATGGCGAGATGGATCAACATGAGAGGACCTGTTATCCCGCAGAGTGTCCTCGAGAAGGCTCCATCTGCAGAGCTCAGGCCCGGCCAGCGGGATCAGGATACTCTCCCGCCATACGAGACCCTGGACGAGATCCTGCACAGGCACATAGAGCAGCGCCAGTCTGAGGAGGAGATCGTGAGCGCCGGTTTTGATCAAAAGATGGTGAGATACGTCCTGAAGATGGTCAAAACCGCGGAGTTCAAGCGGAAACAGGCGCCTCCAGGAATCAAGGTCACAGACCGTGCCTTCGGGAGCGGCTGGAGGATGCCGATAGCATACATGATGTAA
- a CDS encoding PD-(D/E)XK nuclease family protein yields MFRQNKEWISASEIAEYAYCSLAWYQGRMGVRPSGHMRRDLREGKEMHRAAGTSLSRSRFLEKISGILRVAGGLLMLLSVIGWFAHE; encoded by the coding sequence ATGTTCCGCCAGAATAAGGAATGGATATCGGCGTCTGAGATCGCTGAGTATGCGTACTGTTCCCTGGCCTGGTACCAGGGCAGGATGGGAGTGCGGCCTTCCGGGCACATGCGCAGGGATCTCAGAGAGGGAAAGGAGATGCACAGGGCGGCTGGCACATCCCTCTCGAGATCTCGCTTCTTGGAAAAGATCTCAGGCATCCTGAGGGTCGCAGGAGGGCTTCTGATGCTTTTATCAGTTATTGGATGGTTCGCTCATGAATGA